In one Nocardioides sp. NBC_00368 genomic region, the following are encoded:
- the dxr gene encoding 1-deoxy-D-xylulose-5-phosphate reductoisomerase, giving the protein MNDQRPRDVVILGSTGSIGTQALDLVRANPDRFRVVGLTAGGSNKELFEAQVAEFAPKLSGLGEEASVEAAAQPADVVLNGITGAVGLRPTLAALEAGNTLALANKESLIIGGPLVKTIAREGQIVPVDSEHSAIAQSLRAGSANEVRKLVLTASGGPFRGRSRDELAQVTPAQALKHPNFAMGRVITTNSATLVNKGLEVIEAHLLFDVPFDRIEVVVHPQQYIHSMVEFTDGAVVAQLGLPTMLVPISMGMAWPERVPDAETPIDWTKAADWRFEPLDDDAFPAVRLAREAGTRGGTHPAVYNAANEVCVDAFHEGRIPFTGIVDTIAEVMAAHHGVRSESTLTIDDVLAADAWAREEATRILETRP; this is encoded by the coding sequence GTGAACGATCAGCGACCACGCGACGTGGTGATCCTCGGCTCGACCGGGTCCATCGGCACCCAGGCGCTCGACCTGGTGCGAGCCAACCCGGACCGGTTCCGGGTCGTCGGACTGACCGCGGGCGGGTCCAACAAGGAGCTGTTCGAGGCCCAGGTGGCCGAGTTCGCGCCCAAGCTCTCCGGACTGGGGGAGGAGGCCTCGGTCGAGGCCGCCGCCCAGCCCGCCGACGTGGTGCTCAACGGGATCACCGGCGCGGTCGGACTTCGCCCCACGCTGGCCGCGCTCGAGGCCGGCAACACGCTCGCCCTGGCCAACAAGGAGTCGCTGATCATCGGCGGGCCGCTGGTCAAGACGATCGCGCGCGAGGGGCAGATCGTCCCGGTCGACTCCGAGCACTCCGCGATCGCGCAGTCGCTGCGCGCGGGCTCCGCGAACGAGGTGCGCAAGCTCGTGCTCACCGCCTCGGGTGGCCCGTTCCGCGGCCGCTCCCGTGACGAGCTCGCCCAGGTCACCCCGGCGCAGGCGCTCAAGCACCCCAACTTCGCGATGGGGCGGGTGATCACGACCAACTCCGCCACCCTCGTCAACAAGGGCCTCGAGGTCATCGAGGCACACCTGCTCTTCGACGTACCCTTCGACCGGATCGAGGTCGTCGTCCACCCGCAGCAGTACATCCACTCGATGGTCGAGTTCACCGACGGTGCCGTGGTCGCCCAGCTCGGGTTGCCGACGATGCTGGTGCCGATCTCGATGGGGATGGCCTGGCCCGAGCGGGTGCCGGACGCCGAGACGCCGATCGACTGGACCAAGGCCGCCGACTGGCGCTTCGAGCCGCTCGACGACGACGCCTTCCCCGCGGTGCGACTGGCTCGTGAGGCCGGCACCCGCGGCGGCACCCACCCAGCCGTCTACAACGCCGCCAACGAGGTCTGCGTCGACGCCTTCCACGAGGGCCGGATCCCGTTCACCGGCATCGTGGACACGATTGCGGAGGTGATGGCAGCCCACCACGGCGTACGCTCTGAAAGCACGCTCACCATCGACGACGTGCTCGCCGCCGACGCCTGGGCGCGCGAAGAGGCCACCCGCATCCTGGAGACCCGCCCATGA
- the ispG gene encoding flavodoxin-dependent (E)-4-hydroxy-3-methylbut-2-enyl-diphosphate synthase, translating to MTSIPTPTSLGMPEAPAPVLAPRRKTRQIKVGSVGVGSESPISVQSMTTTLTSDVNSTLQQIAELTASGCDIVRVACPSQDDADALPAIAKKSQIPVIADIHFQPKYVFAAIEAGCAAVRVNPGNIRKFDDQVKEIAAAAKDHGTSIRIGVNAGSLDKRLLEKYGKATPEALVESAIWEASLFEEHGFHDFKISVKHNDPVVMVRAYELLAESGDWPLHLGVTEAGPAFQGTIKSSVAFGSLLSKGIGDTIRVSLSAPPVEEVKVGLQILESLNLRPRRLEIVSCPSCGRAQVDVYKLADAVTAGLDGLEVPLRVAVMGCVVNGPGEAREADLGVASGNGKGQIFVKGEVIKTVPEAAIVETLIEEAMKIAEGMEPVEGAGAQVSVSG from the coding sequence ATGACGTCGATCCCCACGCCGACAAGCCTCGGTATGCCGGAGGCACCCGCCCCGGTGCTCGCCCCCCGCCGCAAGACTCGCCAGATCAAGGTCGGTTCGGTGGGCGTCGGCAGCGAGAGCCCCATCTCCGTGCAGTCGATGACGACCACGCTGACCTCCGACGTCAACTCGACGCTGCAGCAGATCGCGGAGCTGACCGCGTCGGGCTGCGACATCGTCCGGGTCGCGTGCCCGAGCCAGGATGACGCCGACGCATTGCCGGCGATCGCGAAGAAGTCGCAGATCCCGGTGATCGCCGACATCCACTTCCAGCCGAAGTACGTCTTCGCCGCCATCGAGGCCGGCTGTGCTGCGGTCCGGGTCAACCCGGGCAACATCCGCAAGTTCGACGACCAGGTCAAGGAGATCGCCGCCGCGGCCAAGGATCACGGCACCTCGATCCGGATCGGCGTGAACGCGGGCTCGCTCGACAAGCGGCTGCTGGAGAAGTACGGCAAGGCCACCCCCGAGGCGCTGGTCGAGTCGGCGATCTGGGAGGCCTCCCTGTTCGAGGAGCACGGCTTCCACGACTTCAAGATCTCGGTCAAGCACAACGACCCGGTCGTGATGGTCCGCGCCTACGAGCTGCTCGCCGAGTCCGGCGACTGGCCGCTCCACCTCGGTGTCACCGAGGCCGGCCCGGCCTTCCAGGGCACGATCAAGTCGTCGGTCGCCTTCGGCTCGCTGCTGTCCAAGGGCATCGGCGACACCATCCGGGTCTCGCTCTCCGCTCCGCCGGTGGAGGAGGTCAAGGTCGGCCTGCAGATCCTGGAGTCGCTCAACCTCCGCCCGCGCCGCCTCGAGATCGTCTCCTGCCCGAGCTGCGGCCGCGCGCAGGTCGACGTCTACAAGCTCGCCGACGCGGTGACCGCCGGCCTCGACGGCCTCGAGGTCCCGCTGCGCGTCGCGGTCATGGGCTGCGTCGTCAACGGCCCCGGTGAGGCCCGCGAGGCCGACCTCGGTGTCGCCTCCGGCAACGGCAAGGGCCAGATCTTCGTCAAGGGCGAGGTCATCAAGACCGTCCCCGAGGCCGCCATCGTCGAGACCCTGATCGAGGAGGCGATGAAGATCGCCGAGGGCATGGAGCCCGTCGAGGGCGCCGGCGCTCAGGTCTCGGTCAGCGGCTGA
- a CDS encoding M50 family metallopeptidase, with protein sequence MSYLLYTLAVIGFIVAILASIGLHELGHMIPAKAFGGKVTQYFIGFGPTVWSKQIGETEYGLKAIPLGGYVKIVGMLPPGAEQLGERTEDGALRVRKSNTGMFTQLISDARSAEWELIRPEDEPRLFYKMSWWKKVIVMAGGPSVNIAIAFFVLWGVFGIYGVREPVVNEGHPVVSSLQECLLSWEDQGRECRAGDKPTPAADAGLKPGDELISFNGTELTSWSVAQKLIRDNMDGDATIVIDRDGERMTLHTQTVVQERVKDVDDTSADPETAKVGFFGMSPESHIVTTKEGPVYALKEMGAMAENAVHSLLRLPVKVWHVALAIVGVEERSADSPVSIVGGGRIAGEIAAHEGLDVAEKVSSFAFLVGGFNLFIGIFNFVPLLPLDGGHIATALWEGIRRAFAKVFRRPDPGHADPAKLLPVAYVVASALLVMGVVLIVADLVVPLHLQA encoded by the coding sequence ATGAGCTATCTGCTCTACACGTTGGCCGTGATCGGCTTCATCGTCGCGATCCTGGCCTCGATCGGGCTGCACGAGCTCGGCCACATGATCCCGGCGAAGGCGTTCGGCGGGAAGGTGACGCAGTACTTCATCGGCTTCGGGCCGACGGTGTGGTCCAAGCAGATCGGCGAGACGGAGTACGGCCTCAAGGCGATCCCGCTCGGTGGCTACGTCAAGATCGTCGGCATGCTGCCGCCCGGCGCCGAACAGCTGGGGGAGCGCACCGAGGACGGTGCCCTCCGGGTGCGCAAGTCCAACACCGGCATGTTCACCCAGCTGATCAGCGACGCGCGCTCGGCCGAGTGGGAGCTGATCCGCCCCGAGGACGAGCCGCGGCTCTTCTACAAGATGTCGTGGTGGAAGAAGGTCATCGTGATGGCCGGCGGGCCCTCGGTGAACATCGCGATCGCGTTCTTCGTGCTGTGGGGTGTCTTCGGCATCTACGGAGTCCGTGAGCCCGTCGTCAACGAAGGCCATCCGGTCGTCTCGAGCCTGCAGGAGTGCCTGCTGAGCTGGGAGGACCAGGGCCGCGAGTGCCGCGCCGGCGACAAGCCGACGCCGGCCGCCGACGCCGGCCTGAAGCCGGGCGACGAGCTGATCTCGTTCAACGGCACCGAGCTGACCTCGTGGTCGGTCGCCCAGAAGCTGATCCGCGACAACATGGACGGCGACGCGACGATCGTCATCGATCGCGACGGTGAACGGATGACGCTGCACACCCAGACCGTCGTCCAGGAGCGGGTCAAGGACGTCGACGACACCAGCGCCGATCCGGAGACCGCGAAGGTCGGCTTCTTCGGGATGTCTCCCGAGTCGCACATCGTGACGACCAAGGAGGGCCCGGTCTACGCGCTGAAGGAGATGGGCGCGATGGCCGAGAACGCCGTCCACTCGCTCCTGCGCCTGCCGGTCAAGGTCTGGCACGTCGCGCTCGCGATCGTCGGTGTCGAGGAGCGCTCGGCCGACAGCCCGGTCAGCATCGTCGGCGGCGGCCGGATCGCCGGTGAGATCGCCGCCCACGAGGGTCTCGACGTCGCCGAGAAGGTCTCCAGCTTCGCGTTCCTGGTCGGCGGCTTCAACCTCTTCATCGGCATCTTCAACTTCGTCCCGCTGCTGCCGCTCGACGGCGGTCACATCGCGACGGCGCTGTGGGAAGGCATCCGCCGCGCCTTCGCCAAGGTCTTCCGGCGTCCCGACCCGGGGCATGCCGACCCGGCGAAGCTGCTGCCGGTGGCGTACGTCGTGGCCTCGGCGCTGCTGGTGATGGGTGTTGTCCTGATCGTCGCCGACCTCGTCGTCCCGCTTCATCTCCAGGCCTGA
- a CDS encoding acyltransferase family protein, whose product MSAKQWRTDVQGLRAIAVGLVVAAHAGIPYTEGGFVGVDVFFVLSGFLITTLLLREADTSGTVSIPQFYARRARRILPAATLVILVVLAYAAWQLPTTRLTDAAADGTWAAFFLANVHFAAEGVQYFQPSEPSPFQHYWSLSVEEQFYLVWPVLALLLIPRLGRKGFTVIAAVIAVASLAWSMYATGENPTAAYFSTPARAYELAAGALLACWGGRLKGAASVAAGLGGAAAIVVSTVVFSETTPFPGWQALVPTLGTVALLASGANAPTAKLLAVRPLRYVGDISYSLYLWHWPLIVLGPELLRLGNAALEMTVSVAAALLLSALSHRFVELPFQRKQVPMLSHGLRSLVLWPVALVLAVGSGWLTTGYAAYAEKERAAQARAWFAANEVPDTAAETGGPPQVQRELRAALEIADRGGPIPPAVIGEEITEDRWQKTYGGCYANYGETRGADCTLGDADAKKTVAVVGDSHAGMWLTAFDDLGKENGFRVVPVVKVGCAPYPVQHRGKKMTQAECDDFRDWSADRLERLDPDAIVSTARGQLFMPKTYDGMDRDEQWSQAVRSTVKAYREISRKVVVLGDVPSVDHDPADCLSAPEADQLSCLSDRDSRETSSNELTEAALKGTRAAYVDTQRFVCAEDRCPLIVGEKVTYYDDSHLTESWVRHVTPRLGVILAPLI is encoded by the coding sequence ACACCGAGGGCGGCTTCGTCGGCGTCGACGTCTTCTTCGTGCTCTCCGGCTTCCTGATCACCACGCTGCTGCTGCGCGAGGCCGACACCTCGGGCACGGTCAGCATCCCGCAGTTCTACGCCCGCCGCGCCCGCCGCATCCTGCCGGCGGCCACCCTCGTGATCCTGGTCGTCCTGGCGTACGCCGCCTGGCAACTACCCACCACGCGGCTGACCGACGCCGCCGCCGACGGCACCTGGGCGGCGTTCTTCCTGGCCAACGTGCACTTCGCCGCCGAGGGCGTGCAGTACTTCCAGCCCAGCGAGCCCTCGCCCTTCCAGCACTACTGGTCGCTCTCGGTCGAGGAGCAGTTCTACCTGGTCTGGCCGGTGCTGGCGCTCCTGCTCATCCCCAGGCTCGGCCGCAAGGGCTTCACCGTCATCGCCGCGGTGATCGCGGTCGCCAGCCTGGCGTGGTCGATGTACGCCACCGGCGAGAACCCCACCGCCGCCTACTTCTCCACGCCCGCACGCGCCTACGAGCTCGCCGCGGGAGCGTTGCTGGCCTGCTGGGGCGGCCGGCTCAAGGGTGCCGCGAGCGTCGCCGCCGGCCTCGGCGGAGCGGCGGCGATCGTCGTCTCGACGGTCGTGTTCAGCGAGACCACCCCGTTCCCCGGCTGGCAGGCGCTGGTGCCCACGCTGGGCACGGTCGCGCTGCTGGCCTCGGGTGCGAACGCCCCGACGGCGAAGCTGCTCGCCGTGCGCCCGCTGCGCTACGTCGGGGACATCTCCTACTCGCTCTACCTGTGGCACTGGCCGCTGATCGTGCTCGGCCCCGAGCTCCTTCGCCTCGGCAACGCCGCCCTCGAGATGACGGTCTCGGTCGCCGCCGCGCTGCTGCTCTCCGCGCTGAGCCACCGCTTCGTCGAGCTCCCGTTCCAGCGCAAGCAGGTGCCGATGCTCTCCCACGGTCTGCGCTCGCTGGTCCTGTGGCCGGTCGCGCTCGTGCTCGCGGTCGGCAGCGGCTGGCTGACGACCGGCTACGCGGCGTACGCGGAGAAGGAGCGTGCCGCCCAGGCGCGGGCGTGGTTCGCGGCCAACGAGGTCCCGGACACCGCTGCGGAGACCGGCGGTCCGCCTCAGGTGCAGCGCGAGCTTCGCGCCGCCCTCGAGATCGCCGATCGCGGCGGACCGATCCCGCCGGCCGTGATCGGCGAGGAGATCACCGAGGACCGGTGGCAGAAGACCTACGGCGGCTGCTACGCCAACTACGGCGAGACCCGCGGCGCCGACTGCACCCTCGGCGACGCCGACGCGAAGAAGACCGTCGCGGTCGTCGGCGACTCCCACGCCGGCATGTGGCTGACCGCCTTCGACGACCTCGGCAAGGAGAACGGCTTCCGGGTCGTGCCCGTCGTCAAGGTCGGCTGTGCGCCCTACCCGGTCCAGCACCGCGGCAAGAAGATGACCCAGGCCGAGTGCGACGACTTCCGCGACTGGTCCGCGGACCGCCTCGAGCGCCTCGACCCCGACGCGATCGTCTCCACGGCCCGCGGCCAGCTCTTCATGCCCAAGACCTACGACGGGATGGACCGTGACGAGCAGTGGTCGCAGGCCGTACGCAGCACGGTGAAGGCCTACCGGGAGATCTCCCGCAAGGTGGTCGTCCTCGGCGACGTCCCTTCCGTCGACCACGATCCGGCCGACTGCCTCAGCGCCCCCGAGGCCGACCAGCTGTCCTGCCTCAGCGACCGGGACTCGCGCGAGACCAGCAGCAACGAGCTCACCGAGGCGGCCCTGAAGGGCACCCGTGCGGCGTACGTCGACACCCAGCGCTTCGTGTGCGCCGAGGACCGCTGCCCGCTGATCGTGGGGGAGAAGGTCACCTACTACGACGACTCGCACCTGACCGAGTCGTGGGTCCGTCACGTCACGCCGCGGCTCGGCGTCATCCTCGCGCCGTTGATCTGA